The genomic DNA GCGTACACCCTCTCGGCCGGCTCCGGCGGCAGCGGCCCCGACTTCGGCCGGGAGGCGATCGACACCCTGGTCAAGCTGATGGAGGACCACCGCGAGGAGATCGTCGTCATCGTGGCCGGCTACTCCACCGAGATGACCGACTTCCTGGCCTCCAACCCCGGCCTCGCCTCCCGGTTCAGCCGCACCGTCGAGTTCGCCAACTACTCCGACGAGGAACTCGTCACCATCGTCGAACGCGCCGCCGCGAACCACGGCTACACCCTCGCCGACGGCACCCGGGATGCCCTGCGCACCCTGTTCGAACGGCTCCCCAAGGGCGAGGACTTCGGCAACGGCCGGGCCGCCCGCAAGGTCTTCGAGGAGATGGTGGACCGGCAGGCCACCCGCCTCGCCACCCGCCCCGAGATCTCCGACGAGGACCTGGCCCGGCTGCTCGCCGAGGACGTCACCCCCGCCGGACCCGACCCCGCCGCCCGCAAGGACGGCACCGAGCTGCTCGCCGAACTCCGCGCCATGGTCGGCCTCCCCGCCGCCAAGGAGCAGGTCGAGGACCTGGTCGACCTGCTCCGGCAGAACCGCCGCCGCGAGGAGGCCGGCCTGCCCACCGCCCGGATCGGCCACCACCTGGTCTTCGCCGGCCCGCCCGGCACCGGCAAGACCACCGTCGCCCGGCTCTACGGCCAACTCCTCGCCGAACTCGGCGTACTGCCCACCGGCCAGCTGGTCGAGACCGCCCGCGCCGACCTGGTCGGCCGCTACATCGGCCACACCGCCCAGCTCACCAAGGAGGCCTTCGACCGGGCCCGCGGCGGCGTCCTGTTCATCGACGAGGCGTACACCCTCACCCCGCGCAACGGCGGCGGCAACGACTTCGGCCAGGAAGCCGTCGACACCCTGATGAAACTGATGGAGGACCACCGCGACGAGGTCGTGGTCATCGTCGCCGGATACGAGGACGAGATGCAGCACTTCCTCGCCTCCAACCCCGGCCTCGCCTCCCGCTTCTCCCGGCAGATCGAGTTCGGCCACTACACCGACGAGGAACTCGTCACCATCGTCGGCCGCCACGCCGAGCAGGCCGGGTACACCTGCGCCCCCGAGACCGTCGCCGCCCTCGCCCGGCACTTCGCCGCCGTCCCCCGAGACCGCACCTTCGGCAACGGCCGCTACGCCCGCCAGACCCTCGAAGGCATGATCACCTGCCAGGCCCGCCGCCTCGGCCGCCTCGACTTCGCCGACGTCTCCGAACTCAGCCTCCTCCTCCCGCAGGACATCGCCGACACCCGCCCCCGCAACCCCGCATAGGCCTGTCCGGCCCCGCGTTGGCGCGACGTTGGCGCGACGTTGGGGCGGCCCGCGACGGTGGGCGGCGGAAGACGGTGGGCCATGCAGGCGGCTGGCCCGATGCAGACGATTGTTGTGAAGGGCTCTACCGCTGTGGCCATCGACGTTACCGCTTGCTTGAAGGACACCCTCCCCGCCACCGGGACGACCGGCGGTGCGACCGCCGCACGACCGGACACCACCCCGGGGACCGCACCGACCGCGGACGCCCCCGGCACCGCCAGGGCGCCGCGACGCCCCACCCTCGACCAGCAGACCCTGGCCGAGCTGTACCGCCTGCACGGCGGCTACCTGCTCCGCGCCATGCTCCGCGCCACCAGCGGCGACCGGGGCAAGGCCGAGGACATCGTCCAGGAGACCCTGCTGCGCGCCTGGCAGAACCCGGACGCGATCCGCCGCGGACCCGAGCACAGCCGCCCGTGGCTGTTCACGGTGGCCCGCCGGATCGCCATCGACCACTTCCGGATGCAGTCCGCCCGCCCGCAGGAGGTCGCGGGGGAGACCCCCGAGGGCCACGCCGGCGCCCACGACCCCTACGACGAGCTGGTGGACGCCCGCGACATGGCCGTCGCCCTCGCCGAACTCCCGCCCCACCACCGCGACGTCCTGGTCGAACTCCACATGAAGGGCCGCTCGATGGCCGAGGCCGCCGCCGTCCTCGGCGTCCCCGTCGGCACCGTCAAGTCCCGCAGCTTCTACGCCGTCCGGGCCCTGCGCCCCATCCTGGAGGCCCGCGGTCTCGCCTCCGCCGACCACTGACACCCCGGTGCAGGCAGGCAGCTGAGAGGCGCCACCCGAACCACCGGACCGCGGGCGTTGTGGGGCGCCCGCGGTCCGGTCGCCTTCGGAGGGCCGCCCGCGGTGACCGGTGGCGAGCCGCTCCCGCCGGCTGGCCCCGGGCGGGCCGCGGGCAGAGCCTGGTACGGGAGGCGCGCGATGGGCACTTCGTACGACGTGGTGATCGTCGGGGGCGGCAGCGCGGGCTGTGTGCTCGCCGCCCGGCTGAGCGAGGACCCGGCGCGGCGGGTGCTGCTCGTCGAGGCGGGGCCGGACTACGGGCCCGGGAGTCTCCCGGCCGATCTCGTGGAGGGCACGCAGGGGCCGGCGGCCTCGCACGACTGGGGCCTGCGCGGCGTGGGTGTCCGCGGCGCACCGGCCCTGGAGCTGCCGCGCGGCCGGGTGATCGGCGGCTCGTCGGCGGTCAACGCGACCTTCGCGCTGCGCGGACACCCGGCGGACTACGACGGGTGGGCCGCGGCCGGCGCGCGGGGCTGGGCGTTCGCGGACGTCCTGCCCTCCTTCGTCCGCCTCGAACGCGACCTCGACTTCGGTGCCGCCGACCACCACGGCAGCGACGGGCCGCTGCCGATCCGCCGGTACGCGGGCGCCGAGCGGTCCGCCGTCGCGGACGCGGCCGAGGCGGCGATGACCTCGCTCGGTCTCCCGCCGATCGCCGACCACAACGCGCCCGGCGCGGTCGGGGTGGCGCCGCTGCCGGTGAACGCGGTGGACGGCCGGCGGATCAGCACCTCCTCCGCCTACCTCGACCCCTGCCGGTCGCGCGCCAACCTCGACGTCCTCGCCGACACGCTCGTGCGGGAGGTCGTCGTCCGCCGCGGCCGGGTCGAAGGCGTACGGCTGGACGCCACCGGGGAGGTCGTTCCGGCCGGCGAGGCGGTCGTCGCGGCGGGTGCCTACCTGTCGCCGGGGCTGCTGCTGCGGTCCGGGATCGGTCCGGCGGCGGAGGTGGCGGCGCTCGGCCGGCCGGTCGCGGTGGACCTGCCAGGGGTGGGGGCCGGCCTCGTCGACCACCCCGCGGTCGCGATCGACTTCCCGTTCGTCGGCCCGGTCGGCCGCCACGCCCGGTTCCAGCTGGTCGGCACCTGTCACAGCGGGTCGGCCTCCGGGCCGCCGGACCTGCAACTGGTCGCGGTCGGCCCCTATCCGCTCGGCGCGGGCGCCCACGGGTGCTCGGTCTTCGCCGCGCTGCTGAAGCCGGCCTCACGCGGCCGCGTCCTGGTGCGCTCCGCCGACGCGGGCGCACCGCCCGACATCGACCTCGGCTACTTCGACCACGGCGGCGACCTGCCCCGACTGATCGACGGACTCCGACTGGCCGAGGCCGTCACCCGCACTCCGGCGTGGCAGGCGATCACCGCCGCCCCGGCGGCCGGTCTCCCCGCGGGGCTGCCCGACGACGAGACGGAGATCCGGGCCTGGGTACGGGCCCACACCTGGACCTACCACCACCCGGTCGGCTCGTGCGCGATGGGCACCGACCCCGCGGCGGGCGCCGTGGTCGACCCCGGGGCCCACGTCTTCGGCGTGCAGGGCCTGTCGGTGGTGGACGCGTCGATCATGCCCGGCATCCCGTCGGCCAACACCAACCTGCCGACCGTCATGGTCGCCGAACACCTGGCCGCCCGGTGGGACCGGAAGCAGCCGGACGGCGCCCCGCCCCGGAGTCCGGCGTGAGGTGGCCCGCGGTGGCCAGCCCGTGGAGGAGCTCGACGGTGGCCTCCTCGTGCGAGGCGAAGACCCCGTGGTCGCTGGGCCAGGTGAGCGCGCGGGTCGCGCGGGCGGCGAACCGTCGTTGCAGGTCCGGGTGCATGACGCGGTCCTCGGAGCAGACCACGTACGTGCTGGGCCGCCGGTGCCAGGCGGCGCGGGTCGTCGGCTGATGGCCGGGGGCCATCGCCTGGGGGACGAGCCCGGCGGTGTGGCGGGCCCGTTCCTCCTCGCCGAGTTGCGCGTGGAACAGCTGCCCGGCGGCATCCGGGTCGATCGTCGTGGTCCCGGCGGGACCGCCGATCATGCTGGTCGCCAGGTCGGTGGGCGGCGCCCCGGCGAGCAGACCGAGGGCGGTCTCGCCGAGGTCGGGCATCATCGCGGCGAGGTACACGAGATGGCCGACCGTCCGCGGCGGAAGGCCGGTGATGACGGCGCCGCCGTACGAGTGGCCGCACACGACGGCTGGGCCGCCCCCGGGCAGCCGGTCCAGGGCCGTCCCGGCCGCGGAGATGTCCGCGGCCAGCGACCCGCGGTGCAGCTCGGCGACGGCCACGGCGACACCGCGGGCCCGCAGCCCGGCCGCGACGCCGTCCCAGGCGCGGCCGGTGTGCCACGCGCCGTGCACCAGCAGCACCCCTCGGGGCGCGGAGGAGGGGGTTGGGGAGGGAGGGATCATGACCGGGCCTCTCGGTGCTCGTACCGTTTGCGGATAAGAGTCACCAGCCGGGCAGAGGATTCGGCTTCCGCCCCGGGAACCCCGCGCCCCCGGGTCCGGCGCTACTTGCTGACGGCGAAACGCATCAGGTCCTTCTCGTCGCCCTGCTTGATCTTCCCCGTCTCGTTGATCACCTGGAGCTTCCAACCCGTGCCCACCCGTACCGCCTTGGCGACGGCGCAGCCGTTGTCGTCGGTGAGCATGCTGGGCCAGATGTCGGCGACCTGCTGGCTGCTGCCGCCCGTGGCGTCGTACACCTTGAAGCTGATGTTGCGGGCGTTCTGGAACGCGCTGCGCTTCTTGTAGGCGGCCGCGATGAACACGATGGACGTGATGTGGGCGGGGATCTGGGCGAGCGTCACGGTGACGGTCTCGTCGTCGCCGTCCCCGTGCCCGGTCTGGTTGTCGCCGCTGTGGACCAGCGAGCCGTTGCCCATGGGGTCCAGGGAGTCCAGCCCGGCCAGGCGCACGGGCTCGCTGCCGTGCATGGCGACGGCGATCAGGTCGAGGTCGGTGCCGGTCTTCTGCCGGAGTTTGCCCAGCAGCCCGCCGCTGCTCCCCGCGGTCGGGTCCCAGGACACTCCGATGGACAGGTGGGTCACCCCGTCCAGATCGGCCGGGCCGTCGTCCTTCGTCAGCGTGATCATGCGTGGTCCTCTCGGTGGTGGGGCTTCCGCGGATGCGGATCTGCCCGGTTGCCCGCCCCCGGCCGGGAGGACGGCAGTCGGGCGGTCGTGCGTCAGCTCGGCGTGTGTCGGCGTCCCCATGTCAGACGATCTTGTCGGGCGGTAGGTTCCTGCCCGGCGGGTCACCTCCCGCGTCGACGGGTGGCGGAGGGGGGACGCGCGCTCGTCCTTGTCGGGGGCGTCTTCGGCCACGCGAGCCGCAAGGACGCCCTGCTGACCGAGCCCGGTGTGATCGACAACGACCGGGTGCCGCATCTCGGCGTCGCGCCGTACCGGCCGACCGGGGCGGAGGTCCGTACCGCGTCGGCGGCGCCGGCAGCGGTCCCGTCGCGGGGTGTTCCGCTGTTCGCGCGGGTGGATCCGGTGCTGGACGACCTCGGCGGGCCGACGGTCCTGGAGCTGGAACTCGTCGAGCCGAACCTGTTCCTGGTTCCTGGGGACCGACGCGGAGGCAGTGGGACGCTTCGCCGACGCGGTGGCGACGCGGGCCCGAAGGCGGCGCCGACTCGCGGGGCGGGGGTGGCGGCCGGCGGCGGCGTACGCGCGCACGACCGAGGGGCGGCCCGGGAGGGCCGCCCCTCGGTGCGGATCGTCGAGGTCCTGCCGGGGTACTAGGCCCGCCGCGAGCGGCGGAGCCGGACCAGCACGCCGCCCGTCCCGAGCAGGGCCGCCGCGCCGAGCAGCAGCGGCAGCTCGTCCGTACCGGTGCGGGCCAGCTCGCCCTTGGCCGCCTGGGCGGACGCCAGGGAGTCGGACGAGTGGCCGCCCGACGGCCGCGAGTAGTCGGCGTCGGACTTGCCGTGGGAGCCCTCGTGGCCCCCGGCGTGCTCGCCCTTGCCGCCGGCGTGGCCACCCTTGCCGCCGGCGTGCTCGCCCTTGTGGTGGTGGGCCGAGACCACGTTGGAGACGTGGACCTGGCCGCCGTTGCTGTTGTGGTTGCTGTTGTGGAGGCTCTGGTGGTTCTCGAGCTTGTTCTCCACCTTGTTCTCGATCTTGTTCTCGACCACGACCGTGACCACGACGTTCTGGTTCTGGCCCTGGGCCTGCCCCTGGTTCTGGTCCTGACCCTGGGCCTGCCCCTGGTTCTGCTCCTGCCCCTGGCCCTGGTTCTGTCCTTGGTTCTGCCCCTGGCCCTGGCCCTGGTTCTGCTGGTCGCCGGCCCCCGGCTTGTCGCCGTGCTCGCCGTGGCCGGGCTTGTCGCCGTGGTCCCCGTGGCCCGGCTTGTCGCCGTGCTCGCCGTGCCCGGGCTTGTCGCCGTGGTCCCCGTGGCCGGGCTTGTCGCCGTGCTCGCCGTGCTCGGAGCCGCCGCCGAGCGGCTGGGCCGCCTGGGGGGCCGTCTCGGTCGTCGGTGCGCCGACGGTCATCCCCTCGGCGGCCGGTTCGGCGGCCGGCTCGGCCGCGGAGGACGACTCGAACCCGGGGAGGTCGAAGGCCTCGCCGGCGACGACCGACTGCGCGAACTCGTCGAACCACTGGTTCTGTTCGGCTCCGGCCGACGCGAAGGTCGAGGCCGGGGTGAGCTCGGGGAGGGTGTTGGCTTGCGCCGTACCGCCCGTGCCGAGAGCGAGGGCGAATGAACAAAGTCCGGCCGCGACGAGACCGGAGGCACGCGTCTGCATGACTCTCCTAGATGATCGGTAAAGCGGAACTTATGTCTACGATCAGCCGCGAGAGGATGCCGGACGGCGCCACCGCACAGTCACCGGGATGGACGAAGCGG from Kitasatospora terrestris includes the following:
- a CDS encoding GMC family oxidoreductase translates to MGTSYDVVIVGGGSAGCVLAARLSEDPARRVLLVEAGPDYGPGSLPADLVEGTQGPAASHDWGLRGVGVRGAPALELPRGRVIGGSSAVNATFALRGHPADYDGWAAAGARGWAFADVLPSFVRLERDLDFGAADHHGSDGPLPIRRYAGAERSAVADAAEAAMTSLGLPPIADHNAPGAVGVAPLPVNAVDGRRISTSSAYLDPCRSRANLDVLADTLVREVVVRRGRVEGVRLDATGEVVPAGEAVVAAGAYLSPGLLLRSGIGPAAEVAALGRPVAVDLPGVGAGLVDHPAVAIDFPFVGPVGRHARFQLVGTCHSGSASGPPDLQLVAVGPYPLGAGAHGCSVFAALLKPASRGRVLVRSADAGAPPDIDLGYFDHGGDLPRLIDGLRLAEAVTRTPAWQAITAAPAAGLPAGLPDDETEIRAWVRAHTWTYHHPVGSCAMGTDPAAGAVVDPGAHVFGVQGLSVVDASIMPGIPSANTNLPTVMVAEHLAARWDRKQPDGAPPRSPA
- a CDS encoding alpha/beta hydrolase; amino-acid sequence: MIPPSPTPSSAPRGVLLVHGAWHTGRAWDGVAAGLRARGVAVAVAELHRGSLAADISAAGTALDRLPGGGPAVVCGHSYGGAVITGLPPRTVGHLVYLAAMMPDLGETALGLLAGAPPTDLATSMIGGPAGTTTIDPDAAGQLFHAQLGEEERARHTAGLVPQAMAPGHQPTTRAAWHRRPSTYVVCSEDRVMHPDLQRRFAARATRALTWPSDHGVFASHEEATVELLHGLATAGHLTPDSGAGRRPAASGPTGRPGVRRP
- a CDS encoding TerD family protein, translated to MITLTKDDGPADLDGVTHLSIGVSWDPTAGSSGGLLGKLRQKTGTDLDLIAVAMHGSEPVRLAGLDSLDPMGNGSLVHSGDNQTGHGDGDDETVTVTLAQIPAHITSIVFIAAAYKKRSAFQNARNISFKVYDATGGSSQQVADIWPSMLTDDNGCAVAKAVRVGTGWKLQVINETGKIKQGDEKDLMRFAVSK
- a CDS encoding sigma-70 family RNA polymerase sigma factor; the encoded protein is MKDTLPATGTTGGATAARPDTTPGTAPTADAPGTARAPRRPTLDQQTLAELYRLHGGYLLRAMLRATSGDRGKAEDIVQETLLRAWQNPDAIRRGPEHSRPWLFTVARRIAIDHFRMQSARPQEVAGETPEGHAGAHDPYDELVDARDMAVALAELPPHHRDVLVELHMKGRSMAEAAAVLGVPVGTVKSRSFYAVRALRPILEARGLASADH